A single region of the Asterias amurensis chromosome 19, ASM3211899v1 genome encodes:
- the LOC139951572 gene encoding tyrosine kinase receptor Cad96Ca-like: MLTVEAQVTSVTITVNRASSSPVDVLAGEEQTLVCTAFGARPRVGIDWTNDGTSLSGDTETERVNGDTTDTISTLRYTPTRNDDGHQFGCETTGQEAATPQSQSVTLNVQFAPVDVMLEYSQGTITCSSTANPIVTNNQYVITLNDTETSGKTLAYDPEMNGCTSVKCTATNAIGTATGSLAEHLCPGATTTEVAPSTTSPTTVPGCVCASTGVGAIIGALLGGIVIGAVAVIVIVVLMRRHRDRSTQRPDKAIIDGDDGHYEMSTEPPRNRQIPLAGPSVNKINPPDGLTNKMTKPAVYESISENKMAAGSKAPKDATYGNVGPELSFSRDLIVVENEIGRGAFGRVLLGTAQGIMGDGNLTKVAIKTLKDGADGQAKTGLLQELDLMKKVGSHPHVVNLLGYSVEKDPIYVIVEYLNKGDLKNVLIGCRSEDMGTGYFNIHGISKSLSKTLIKFARDVASGMAFLSSQKCIHRDLAARNVLVSEDMVCKVADFGLARDVMNVRIYQRESEGVLPMRWMALESLLDDVYTTESDVWSFGILLWEIVTLGARPYRLMTAKTMVAQLKEGYRMPKPRHCREELYSMMSSCWLQNPNKRPTFRSLFKQLEKSLTNEADYIELGDLDENIYEVTKIRDDNEKL, from the exons ATGCTGACTGTAGAAG cTCAAGTTACAAGTGTGACAATCACAGTAAATAGGGCATCTAGTTCACCCGTTGATGTGTTGGCTGGTGAGGAACAAACGCTCGTCTGCACAGCCTTTGGTGCCAGACCACGTGTAGGAATAGACTGGACTAATGATGGGACCAGTCTCTCTGGTGATACTGAGACAGAACGTGTCAATGGAGATACAACTGATACTATTAGCACCCTTCGATACACTCCAACTAGGAATGATGATGGTCATCAGTTTGGATGTGAAACAACAGGACAGGAAGCTGCAACACCTCAATCACAATCAGTCACCCTCAACGTGCAGT TTGCCCCAGTTGATGTAATGCTAGAGTATAGTCAAGGTACAATTACCTGTTCATCCACTGCTAACCCTATCGTAACTAACAACCAGTATGTCATCACTCTGAATGACACAGAGACATCTGGGAAGACATTGGCCTACGACCCAGAGATGAATGGCTGTACATCAGTCAAGTGTACCGCTACCAATGCAATAGGAACAGCAACTGGCTCACTAGCAGAACACCTATGTCCAG GAGCGACAACAACTGAGGTTGCACCAAGTACTACCAGTCCCACTACAG TTCCTGGTTGTGTATGTGCTTCCACTGGCGTTGGTGCTATCATTGGAGCCCTTTTGGGCGGTATTGTCATCGGAGCTGTAgctgtcattgtcattgttgtcTTGATGCGACGTCATCGTGACAGATCGACACAGAGACCAGACAAGGCTATCATAGATGGCGACGATGG GCACTACGAGATGTCTACAGAACCGCCAAGAAATCGACAAATACCTCTTGCTGGCCCTTCAGTTAATAAGATTAATCCGCCAG ATGGTCTGACGAACAAGATGACCAAACCAGCCGTCTATGAAAGTAtctcagaaaacaaaatggccgccgggTCCAAAGCGCCTAAAGATGCCACGTATGGCAATGTAGGACCCGAATTGTCATTCTCGCGAGATCTCATAGTGGTCGAGAACGAGATTGGGCGAGGTGCGTTCGGGAGAGTGCTTCTCGGTACAGCGCAAGGGATTATGGGAGATGGGAATCTCACCAAGGTCGCCATTAAAACACTGAAAG atGGTGCTGATGGACAAGCAAAGACCGGCCTCCTGCAGGAGTTGGACCTAATGAAGAAAGTGGGTTCACATCCACACGTGGTCAATCTATTGGGATACAGTGTAGAGAAAG ATCCCATCTACGTCATCGTTGAATATCTCAATAAAGGTGACCTTAAGAATGTTCTGATTGGATGTAGATCTGAAGACATGGGAACTGGTTACTTCAACATACATGGTATAAGTAAATCACTCTCTAAGACATTGATCAAGTTTGCCAGAGATGTGGCAAGTGGAATGGCCTTCTTATCGTCACAGAAG TGTATCCATCGTGATCTGGCTGCCCGTAACGTTCTGGTAAGTGAAGACATGGTCTGTAAGGTGGCTGACTTTGGACTGGCCCGTGACGTCATGAATGTCCGCATCTACCAGCGGGAATCAGAG GGAGTTCTGCCCATGCGCTGGATGGCACTGGAATCCCTTCTTGATGACGTGTACACAACAGAGAGTGACGTATGGTCTTTTGGGATTCTCCTTTGGGAGATCGTTACTCTTG GTGCGAGACCATATCGACTCATGACTGCAAAGACAATGGTTGCCCAACTCAAGGAGGGCTACCGTATGCCTAAACCAAGACACTGCAGGGAAGAGCT ATACTCCATGATGAGCAGCTGTTGGCTTCAAAATCCAAACAAGAGACCAACTTTCCGTAGTCTCTTCAAACAGTTGGAGAAGAGTCTGACAAATGAAGCG gattaCATCGAACTTGGTGATCTGGACGAAAATATCTACGAGGTGACAAAGATAAGGGATGACAACGAGAAACTGTGA
- the LOC139951828 gene encoding uncharacterized protein, which yields MTYGMMQPPDSSANSESLLQVTVQVHMLKSNEQVTVDVETNSTVKELREAAAKKLNLRPTTLMLIYDNSELEDHQEIKYQGIVSGCMIFGMKCSRGQKMGIFKLDPESMAPEFDHDFTTAKDNGETFKRGNFEYQRPYGWKRYAIKVVGEYKDDTWLGQDGIRTATTPGEWPVSYHGTAKCNVRGIVEKGYKMGHRQLFGKGVYTSPSYKNVDKFYGKAFSHDGKQYRLILQNRVNEKGLKVVDPSETGYKDFPYWVSQQQDPAKDIFDVRPYGILTREV from the coding sequence ATGACGTATGGCATGATGCAACCACCGGATTCTTCGGCCAACTCGGAGTCACTCCTTCAAGTCACTGTTCAAGTCCACATGTTGAAGAGTAACGAACAGGTCACCGTCGATGTCGAGACCAACTCCACTGTTAAAGAGTTGAGGGAAGCTGCTGCCAAGAAGTTGAATTTGAGACCCACCACACTGATGCTGATCTACGACAACAGTGAACTGGAAGATCACCAAGAGATCAAATACCAAGGGATCGTGTCTGGCTGTATGATTTTTGGCATGAAATGCAGCCGTGGTCAAAAGATGGGCATTTTTAAGCTGGATCCAGAATCAATGGCACCGGAGTTCGACCATGACTTTACAACTGCTAAGGATAATGGAGAAACATTCAAACGGGGAAATTTCGAGTACCAACGCCCGTATGGATGGAAAAGATACGCCATCAAAGTTGTCGGTGAATACAAGGACGACACCTGGTTGGGACAAGACGGAATCCGCACTGCAACAACCCCGGGAGAGTGGCCGGTGTCCTACCACGGAACAGCAAAGTGCAACGTCAGGGGAATTGTCGAGAAGGGGTACAAGATGGGCCACAGACAGCTATTCGGTAAGGGGGTCTACACTAGCCCATCTTACAAGAATGTTGACAAATTTTACGGTAAGGCCTTTAGTCATGACGGGAAGCAGTACAGGCTGATCTTGCAGAATCGCGTAAACGAGAAAGGCTTGAAAGTCGTAGATCCGTCGGAAACTGGATACAAAGATTTCCCTTACTGGGTGTCTCAACAGCAAGACCCTGCGAAAGACATTTTTGATGTTCGCCCGTATGGTATCTTGACACGAGAAGTTTAG
- the LOC139951575 gene encoding uncharacterized protein: protein MMPMVAVAGGSQPPNIQPNHDCCGSGCAAGIREGCLTFSPVVAVKAEEMIAVEAAPAIMEVETFTATTGLKVRQPFPDDGVKRCPLCGAKKTPPPAKPQSWWDWMFGGLAAATTARTTTPRAGSYEPLSSEETQSPPPEIIKLTARDLFGMTYGMIQPPDYSTNSESLLQVTVQVHMLKSNEQVTVDVMTNSTVKELREAAAKKLNLRPATLMLIYDNSQLEDHQEIKYQGIVSGCMIYGMKCTRGQKMGIFELDPASMAPKFDYDFTNEKDDGETYKRGNFKYQRPYGWNRYAIKVVGEYEDDIWLGPNGIRTATTPGEWPVSYHGTATCNVRGIVEEGYKIGHRQLFGKGVYTSPSYKNVDEHYGQNFTHGGKRYRLILQNRVNEKGLKVVDPSETGIPDFPYWVSQQQDPAKGIFEVRPYGILTREV from the exons ATGATGCCCATGGTCGCGGTAGCAGGAGGAAGCCAACCGCCGAACATCCAGCCCAACCACGACTGCTGTGGCTCTGGTTGCGCTGCTGGCATTAGAGAAGGTTGTCTCACGTTCAGTCCAGTCGTTGCTGTAAAAGCTGAGGAAATGATCGCCGTAGAAGCTGCACCCGCCATAATGGAAGTTGAGA CTTTTACGGCGACGACTGGACTGAAAGTCAGACAGCCTTTTCCTGATGATGGCGTCAAACGATGCCCACTGTGCGGCGCAAAAAAAACACCTCCTCCAGCGAAACCACAGTCGTGGTGGGACTGGATGTTCGGCGGGCTTGCCGCTGCTACCACGGCTAGAACAACCACTCCAAGAGCCGGATCATACGAGCCATTGTCGAGTGAAGAAACCCAGTCTCCTCCACCGGAGATCATCAAGTTAACCGCTCGGGATCTGTTTGGTATGACGTATGGCATGATACAACCACCGGATTATTCGACCAACTCGGAGTCACTCCTTCAAGTCACTGTTCAAGTCCACATGTTGAAGAGTAACGAACAGGTCACCGTCGATGTCATGACCAACTCTACTGTTAAAGAGTTGAGGGAAGCTGCTGCCAAGAAGTTGAATTTGAGACCAGCCACACTGATGCTGATCTACGACAACAGTCAACTGGAAGATCACCAAGAGATCAAATACCAAGGGATCGTGTCTGGCTGTATGATTTATGGAATGAAATGCACCCGTGGTCAAAAGATGGGCATCTTTGAACTGGATCCAGCATCAATGGCACCGAAGTTCGACTATGACTTTACAAACGAAAAGGATGATGGCGAAACATACAAACGGGGAAATTTCAAATACCAACGCCCGTACGGATGGAATAGATACGCCATCAAAGTTGTCGGTGAATATGAGGACGACATCTGGTTGGGACCAAACGGAATTCGCACTGCAACAACCCCGGGAGAGTGGCCGGTGTCTTACCACGGGACAGCAACATGCAACGTCAGGGGAATTGTCGAGGAGGGGTACAAGATAGGCCACAGACAGCTATTCGGTAAGGGGGTCTACACAAGCCCATCGTACAAGAATGTTGACGAACATTACGGTCAGAATTTTACTCATGGCGGGAAGCGGTACAGGCTGATCTTGCAGAATCGCGTAAACGAGAAAGGCTTGAAAGTCGTAGATCCGTCGGAAACTGGCATCCCAGATTTCCCTTACTGGGTGTCTCAACAGCAAGACCCTGCGAAAGGCATCTTTGAAGTTCGCCCGTACGGTATCTTGACACGAGAAGTTTAG
- the LOC139951829 gene encoding uncharacterized protein, protein MFISIYVVVEYLSKGDLKNVLIGCRSEDTGTGYSNISKSLSKTLIKFARDVASGMAFLSSQKVADFGLARDVMNVRIYERESEVIGQNDVCSFVPLNFTLLTVAVFVGPNDTPILRGGTATLRCSNSDFVSGVTHWREGSTTFANQGGVFYRRAYTKYQDFQINSPTSTQLDLIIPDAQVADEGTYTCEITPGSGSAVFTVEIQGSTPIITVDGDSSGNAIILTEDVETTLRCTATGYRPAVNLEWYMNNVKITTGVSEDSPISSGDTFETSGTLTMTPTKDDNEGSLECRTTGQQVVPEQIRSLSLNVHFKPRVTVKYEFSTTTILCSAVANPVPSIQYVIFLNDTAQTPGQTLPFNNADYGCTRVRCDVTNSVGTGTGNLPEELCPVKPRVTVKYEFSTTTILCSAVANPVPSIQYVIFLNDTAQTPGQTLPFNNADYGCTRVRCDVTNSVGTGTGNLPDELCPDPVATTPVITTSITSRTTVPNTCSCVCASTGVGAIIGALLGGIVIGAVAVIVIVVLMRRHRDRSTQRPDKAIIDGDEGHYEMSTEPPRNRQIPLAGPSINKNNQPDGPLNKMTQPTVYESISENKMAAGSKPPKDATYDNVGPELSFSRDLIVIENEIGRGAFGRVLLGTAQGIMGDGNRTKVAIKTLKDGADGQAKTGLLQELDLMKKVGSHPHVVNLLGYCVEKDPIYVVVEYLSKGDLKKVLIGCRSEDTGTGYSNIHGISKSLSKTLIKFARDVASGMAFLSSQKCIHRDLAARNVLVSEDMVCKVADFGLARDVMNVRIYQRESEGVLPMRWMALESLLDDVYTTESDVWSFGILLWEIVTLGARPYRLMNAKTMVVQLKVCLNQDTAGKSCK, encoded by the exons ATGTTTATTTCTATCTACGTCGTCGTTGAATATCTCAGTAAAGGTGACCTTAAAAATGTTCTGATTGGATGTAGATCTGAAGACACTGGAACTGGCTACTCCAACATAAGTAAATCACTCTCTAAGACATTGATCAAGTTTGCCAGAGATGTGGCAAGTGGAATGGCCTTCTTGTCGTCACAAAAG GTGGCTGACTTTGGACTGGCCCGTGACGTCATGAATGTCCGCATCTACGAGCGCGAATCAGAGGTAATCGGTCAAAACGATGTTTGTTCCTTTGTTCCTTTGAACTTCACATTAC TGACTGTTGCTGTGTTTGTTGGACCAAATGATACGCCTATACTACGAGGGGGAACTGCAACACTGCGATGCAGTAATAGTGACTTTGTGAGTGGGGTTACACATTGGAGGGAAGGATCAACCACATTTGCTAATCAAGGTGGTGTTTTCTATCGTCGTGCATACACCAAATATCAAGACTTTCAGATCAACTCACCGACATCAACGCAACTTGATCTCATCATACCTGATGCCCAGGTTGCTGATGAAGGAACTTATACATGTGAAATTACACCAGGGTCAGGAAGTGCAGTATTCACGGTTGAAA TCCAAGGAAGCACTCCTATCATCACAGTGGATGGTGATAGCTCAGGTAATGCAATCATCCTGACTGAAGATGTAGAAACCACACTGAGATGTACAGCTACAGGTTACAGACCAGCAGTGAATCTAGAATGGTACATGAACAACGTGAAGATCACAACAGGTGTTTCTGAAGATTCACCCATTAGTTCTGGAGACACATTTGAGACATCAGGTACACTGACAATGACACCAACAAAAGATGACAATGAAGGTTCTCTGGAATGCAGGACAACAGGACAACAAGTCGTCCCAGAACAAATAAGATCACTCAGTCTTAATGTACACT TTAAACCACGGGTGACAGTGAAATACGAGTTCAGTACGACTACCATCTTGTGTTCAGCTGTTGCCAATCCAGTACCAAGCATCCAATATGTCATCTTTCTGAATGACACTGCACAAACCCCTGGACAGACCTTGCCATTCAACAATGCTGATTACGGATGCACTAGAGTCAGATGTGACGTCACTAATAGCGTTGGGACAGGAACAGGCAACCTGCCAGAGGAACTGTGCCCAG TTAAACCACGGGTAACAGTGAAATACGAGTTCAGTACGACTACCATCTTGTGTTCAGCTGTTGCCAATCCAGTACCAAGCATCCAATATGTCATCTTTCTGAATGACACTGCACAAACCCCTGGACAGACCTTGCCATTCAACAATGCTGATTACGGATGCACTAGAGTCAGATGTGACGTCACTAATAGCGTTGGAACAGGAACAGGCAACCTGCCAGACGAACTATGCCCAG ACCCAGTAGCGACAACACCTGTGATTACAACAAGTATTACCAGTCGCACTACAG TTcctaatacatgtagttgtgtatGTGCTTCCACTGGCGTTGGTGCTATCATTGGAGCCCTTTTGGGCGGTATTGTCATCGGAGCTGTAgctgtcattgtcattgttgttttgatGCGACGTCATCGTGACAGATCGACACAGAGACCAGACAAGGCTATCATAGATGGCGACGAAGG GCACTACGAGATGTCTACAGAACCGCCAAGAAATCGACAAATACCTCTTGCTGGTCCTTCGATTAACAAGAACAATCAACCAG ATGGTCCATTGAACAAGATGACCCAACCCACTGTCTATGAAAGTAtctcagaaaacaaaatggccgccgggTCCAAACCACCTAAAGATGCGACGTATGACAATGTAGGACCCGAATTGTCATTCTCGCGAGATCTCATAGTGATCGAGAACGAGATTGGGCGAGGTGCGTTCGGGAGAGTGCTTCTCGGTACAGCGCAAGGGATTATGGGAGATGGGAATCGCACAAAAGTCGCCATTAAAACACTGAAAG atGGTGCTGATGGACAAGCAAAGACCGGCCTCCTGCAGGAGTTGGACCTGATGAAGAAAGTGGGTTCACATCCACACGTGGTCAATCTATTGGGATACTGTGTAGAGAAAG ATCCCATCTACGTCGTCGTTGAATATCTCAGTAAAGGTGACCTTAAGAAGGTTCTGATTGGATGTAGATCTGAAGACACTGGAACTGGCTACTCCAACATACATGGTATAAGTAAATCACTCTCTAAGACATTGATCAAGTTTGCCAGAGATGTGGCTAGTGGAATGGCCTTCTTGTCGTCACAAAAG TGTATCCATCGTGATCTGGCTGCCCGTAACGTTCTGGTAAGTGAAGACATGGTCTGTAAGGTGGCTGACTTTGGACTGGCCCGTGACGTCATGAATGTCCGCATCTACCAGCGCGAATCAGAG GGAGTTCTGCCCATGCGCTGGATGGCATTGGAATCCCTTCTTGATGACGTGTACACAACAGAGAGTGACGTATGGTCTTTTGGGATTCTCCTTTGGGAGATCGTTACTCTTG GTGCGAGGCCATATCGACTCATGAATGCAAAGACAATGGTTGTTCAACTCAAGGTATGCCTAAACCAAGACACTGCAGGGAAGAGCTGTAAGTGA